One genomic window of Microbaculum marinisediminis includes the following:
- a CDS encoding SMP-30/gluconolactonase/LRE family protein: MALVGDSYEYVDKRFYDLTVPTADVERLFDGCRWAEGPVWFGDGGFLVWSDIPNRRMLRWLPDGGANGTVSVFRADSNHSNGNTRDREGRLVSCEHGGRRVTRTEPDGAITVIADTYKGRKLNSPNDVVVKSDGSIWFTDPTYGIMSDYEGHKAEPEQDGCYVFRVDPKSGKIEVVADDFVKPNGLAFSPDESKLYIADSGLSHDPEGPRHIRVFSVEKGRSLKKGKVFAEVSPGVPDGMRLDVEGNVWTSARDGVHCYDPRGNLLGKIRIPEMVANLTFGGPKRNRLFITATRSLYSVFVGVSGAQVP; this comes from the coding sequence ATGGCTCTGGTCGGCGATTCCTACGAATACGTGGACAAGCGCTTCTACGATCTCACCGTGCCGACGGCCGACGTCGAGAGGCTGTTCGACGGATGCCGCTGGGCGGAAGGCCCGGTCTGGTTCGGCGACGGCGGCTTTCTCGTCTGGAGCGACATCCCCAACCGGCGCATGCTGCGCTGGCTGCCCGACGGCGGCGCCAACGGGACCGTCTCGGTGTTCCGCGCCGATTCCAACCATTCGAACGGAAACACCCGCGACCGCGAGGGCCGGCTCGTCTCCTGCGAGCACGGCGGGCGCCGCGTCACCCGCACCGAGCCCGACGGGGCGATCACCGTGATCGCCGACACCTACAAGGGCAGGAAGCTCAATTCGCCCAACGACGTTGTGGTGAAGTCGGACGGGTCGATCTGGTTCACCGACCCGACCTACGGGATCATGTCCGACTACGAAGGCCACAAGGCAGAGCCCGAGCAGGACGGCTGCTATGTCTTCCGGGTCGATCCGAAGAGCGGGAAGATCGAGGTCGTCGCCGACGATTTCGTCAAGCCGAATGGCCTTGCCTTCTCGCCCGACGAGTCGAAGCTCTACATCGCCGATTCCGGTCTCAGCCACGACCCGGAAGGGCCGCGTCACATCCGCGTCTTCTCCGTCGAGAAGGGCCGGAGCCTGAAGAAGGGCAAGGTCTTCGCCGAGGTCTCGCCCGGCGTGCCGGACGGCATGCGCCTGGACGTCGAGGGAAACGTCTGGACGAGCGCCCGGGACGGGGTCCATTGTTACGACCCGCGGGGCAACCTGCTCGGCAAGATCCGCATCCCCGAGATGGTCGCCAACCTCACCTTCGGCGGGCCGAAGCGCAACCGGCTGTTCATCACGGCGACGCGCTCTCTCTATTCGGTCTTCGTCGGCGTGAGCGGCGCGCAGGTTCCCTGA
- a CDS encoding FadR/GntR family transcriptional regulator, with amino-acid sequence MNKPARALSTARRSVHGQIVDELGRRIVAGEFAPGSVLPTEGDYSARLAVSRTSFREAIKMLAGKGLVESRPKTGTRVRQRSEWNMLDPDVTTWAFGTAPDRTYAQAFFEFRHIIEPAAAALAAARRDVDDLDIMHRSLEGMASATSLEGWIAPDLAFHRAVLIATRNELLVSLGHLLEPALTRSFSIVNVEPAKRQASVPLHRAVYAAIERRKPDAARAAMTHLLDEALVDLEEMIWGGGRTGSKE; translated from the coding sequence GTGAACAAGCCGGCTCGGGCCCTTTCGACGGCCCGGCGTAGCGTTCATGGCCAGATCGTCGACGAGCTCGGCCGCCGCATCGTCGCCGGCGAGTTCGCGCCCGGCTCCGTGCTTCCGACCGAAGGCGACTACAGTGCCCGCCTGGCGGTCAGCCGCACCTCCTTTCGCGAAGCCATCAAGATGCTCGCCGGCAAGGGCCTGGTCGAATCCCGGCCGAAGACCGGCACCCGCGTGCGCCAGCGCAGCGAATGGAACATGCTCGATCCCGACGTCACCACCTGGGCGTTCGGCACCGCGCCCGATCGCACCTACGCGCAGGCATTCTTCGAGTTCCGCCACATCATAGAGCCGGCCGCGGCCGCGCTGGCCGCCGCGCGCCGCGACGTGGACGACCTCGACATCATGCACCGCAGCCTCGAGGGCATGGCCAGCGCCACGTCGCTGGAAGGCTGGATTGCACCGGATCTCGCGTTTCACCGTGCCGTGCTGATCGCGACGCGCAACGAGCTGCTCGTATCGCTCGGCCATCTGCTCGAGCCGGCGCTGACCCGCAGCTTCTCGATCGTCAACGTGGAGCCTGCGAAACGCCAGGCCTCCGTGCCGCTGCACCGCGCCGTCTACGCGGCGATCGAGAGGCGCAAGCCGGACGCGGCCCGGGCGGCGATGACGCACCTGCTCGACGAGGCGCTGGTCGACCTCGAGGAGATGATCTGGGGAGGCGGCAGAACCGGATCGAAGGAATGA
- a CDS encoding ABC transporter permease, whose protein sequence is MTAALMSPRLMRSILPAMSLTVILIAIFYLQPRAMSYFGLNLLLNLAVPIALATIAQMFILCVNDLDLSIGAYVSFCACVAATWLNEVPLLGVAVLIACIVVYAALGALIHLRNLPSIVVTLGMSFVWAGLAVLLLPTPGGKAPDWIQALMKLKTPYVPFSVLAAIAIALIVHFGLMRSAYGAVLRGAGGNPRSVARAGWSMLKVKMTMFAFAGFFGALSGIALVGLTTSADANIAMRYTLLSIAGAILGGSEFVGGRVSPAGAVIGAITLTLAGSFLSFLRISPDWQIGAQGAILIIVLALRALINRAEARH, encoded by the coding sequence ATGACCGCAGCCCTGATGTCGCCGCGCCTGATGCGCTCGATCCTTCCGGCGATGTCGCTGACGGTGATCCTGATCGCCATCTTCTATCTGCAGCCGCGCGCGATGAGCTATTTCGGGCTCAACCTGCTGCTCAACCTGGCGGTGCCGATCGCGCTGGCGACCATCGCGCAGATGTTCATCCTCTGCGTCAACGATCTCGACCTGTCGATCGGCGCCTATGTCAGCTTTTGCGCCTGCGTCGCCGCGACTTGGCTGAACGAGGTTCCGCTCCTGGGTGTCGCCGTTCTCATCGCCTGCATCGTCGTCTACGCGGCGCTGGGCGCGCTGATCCACTTGCGCAACCTGCCCTCCATCGTCGTCACGCTCGGCATGTCCTTCGTCTGGGCCGGCCTTGCCGTGCTGCTTCTGCCCACGCCGGGCGGCAAGGCACCGGACTGGATTCAGGCGCTCATGAAGCTGAAGACGCCCTACGTGCCGTTCTCGGTCCTGGCGGCGATCGCCATCGCGCTCATCGTCCATTTCGGGCTGATGCGGTCGGCCTATGGCGCGGTCCTGCGTGGCGCCGGCGGCAATCCGCGCTCGGTCGCCCGCGCCGGCTGGTCGATGCTCAAGGTCAAGATGACCATGTTCGCGTTCGCCGGCTTTTTCGGCGCGCTTTCGGGCATCGCGCTCGTCGGCCTCACCACCTCGGCGGACGCCAATATCGCGATGCGCTACACGCTGTTATCCATCGCCGGCGCGATCCTCGGCGGCAGCGAGTTCGTCGGCGGCCGCGTCTCGCCGGCCGGCGCGGTGATCGGCGCCATCACCCTGACGCTCGCCGGTTCGTTCCTGTCCTTCCTCAGGATCAGTCCCGACTGGCAGATCGGCGCGCAGGGCGCGATCCTGATCATCGTCCTGGCGCTGCGCGCGCTCATCAACCGGGCGGAGGCGAGACACTGA
- a CDS encoding ATP-binding cassette domain-containing protein: MRDGKVVDARPARDFTRTSLVGAMGSVAKEEDAAKAGDFVSKRTGAAPRVTARPPAQADTMALSAHRGEVVGLAGLEGHGQTAMLLQIYSAKPRTRARAGSRAGSQAGGGASVDAPVALVAGDRQTDGVFPLWSIARNIGIRSIRAMRRGPLIDPRQENEMAESWRARIKIRTPDIHDNILSLSGGNQQKALFARALGSDAEIVLMDDPMRGVDVGTKQEVYGIIRDEAAKGRTFVWYTTELDELKNCDHVYVFRNGRIVADLPRDQLTEEKVLQSSFTEDA; the protein is encoded by the coding sequence ATGCGCGACGGCAAGGTGGTCGACGCCCGCCCCGCCAGGGATTTCACCCGCACCTCGCTGGTCGGCGCCATGGGTTCGGTGGCCAAGGAAGAGGACGCCGCCAAGGCGGGCGACTTCGTCTCGAAGCGCACCGGCGCAGCCCCGCGCGTCACCGCCCGCCCCCCGGCACAGGCCGACACCATGGCGCTCTCGGCGCACCGGGGCGAAGTCGTCGGACTGGCCGGCCTCGAGGGCCACGGACAGACCGCGATGCTGCTGCAGATCTATTCGGCGAAGCCCCGGACCCGCGCGCGGGCGGGGAGTCGGGCGGGCAGCCAGGCAGGCGGAGGCGCATCCGTCGACGCGCCCGTGGCGCTGGTCGCCGGCGACCGCCAGACTGACGGCGTCTTCCCCCTGTGGTCGATCGCCCGCAATATCGGCATCCGCTCGATCCGCGCCATGCGCCGGGGCCCGCTGATCGACCCGCGCCAGGAAAACGAGATGGCGGAATCCTGGCGCGCGCGCATCAAGATCCGCACGCCAGACATCCACGACAACATCCTGTCCCTGTCCGGCGGCAACCAGCAGAAGGCGCTGTTCGCCCGCGCCCTCGGCTCCGATGCCGAGATCGTGCTGATGGACGATCCGATGCGCGGCGTCGACGTCGGCACCAAGCAGGAGGTCTACGGGATCATTCGCGACGAGGCCGCCAAGGGCCGCACCTTCGTCTGGTACACCACCGAGCTCGACGAACTGAAGAACTGCGACCACGTCTACGTCTTCCGCAACGGCCGCATCGTCGCCGATCTGCCCCGCGACCAGCTCACCGAGGAGAAGGTTCTGCAATCCTCGTTCACGGAGGACGCATGA
- a CDS encoding bifunctional salicylyl-CoA 5-hydroxylase/oxidoreductase has protein sequence MKVAIVGGGPAGLYFAILLKKSRPDSDIAVYERNKPDDTFGFGVVFSDETLDTFESWDKESYERITEEFAYWDDIEINYKGEKHRIGGNGFCGCSRVALLKILYERARDLGIPLHFEHEVEPTTDFSDHDLVLLADGVNSRFREHFVDHFKPHVDLRPNKFAWMGSTKPLDAFTFAFEETEWGIFIAHAYQYEEGRSTWIFETDDETWEKAGLAEFDEQQSADFCAKIFAKHLDGYPVLTNRSMWRNFPMIRNERWVKDNMVLLGDAKSTAHYSIGSGTKLAMEDAIALFEAVEATPDIPAALKLFESGRREGVEKIQHAADVSLVWFEHVARFWDYDPVQFSFGLMTRSKAITYDNLRMRAPEFVDAADRMFAEKVRLKGFDVDIDDPATPAFQPFKLRDMELKNRLVMSPMCMYSATDGVPDDFHLVHYGTRAMGGAGLIFTEMTCVAPDARITPGCTGLWNDDQEAAWKRIVEFVRGHSNAKFCLQLGHAGRKGATKLMWEGMDRPLDEDAWPVVSASPIAYYPESQVPQELTRADMDRIRDQFVAAVERAERLGFDMIELHCAHGYLLASFLSPLTNTRTDEFGGSVENRLRFPLEVFSAMRAAWPKHKPMSVRVSATDWAEGGLSDEDSVAIAEAFGQAGVDLVDVSTGQTVNWSSPIYGRMFQTPYSDQIRNEAQVSTMCVGNITSADQANTILVAGRADLVAIGRPHLVDPFFAANAAAWYGEPYLQTVPQYEPGFDQLARNSARDRMDLEELRIKARPKTRAPSVEEKRVQQKPSFIQAAE, from the coding sequence ATGAAGGTGGCGATTGTCGGTGGTGGACCAGCTGGTCTCTATTTCGCGATCCTGTTGAAGAAGTCCCGACCCGACTCCGACATAGCCGTCTACGAGCGCAACAAGCCGGACGACACCTTCGGATTCGGCGTGGTGTTCTCCGACGAGACGCTCGATACGTTCGAGAGCTGGGACAAGGAAAGCTACGAGCGCATCACCGAGGAATTCGCCTACTGGGACGATATCGAGATCAACTACAAGGGCGAGAAGCACCGCATCGGCGGCAACGGCTTCTGCGGCTGCTCGCGTGTGGCGCTGCTCAAGATCCTCTACGAGCGTGCCCGTGATCTCGGCATTCCGCTGCATTTCGAGCACGAGGTGGAGCCGACCACCGATTTCTCCGATCACGATCTCGTGCTGCTGGCGGACGGCGTGAACAGCCGTTTCCGCGAGCACTTCGTCGACCACTTCAAGCCGCATGTCGACCTGAGGCCGAACAAGTTCGCCTGGATGGGATCGACCAAGCCGCTCGACGCCTTCACCTTCGCCTTCGAGGAGACCGAGTGGGGCATCTTCATCGCCCATGCCTACCAGTACGAGGAAGGCCGCTCGACCTGGATCTTCGAGACCGACGACGAGACCTGGGAAAAGGCCGGGCTGGCCGAGTTCGACGAGCAGCAGTCGGCCGATTTCTGCGCCAAGATCTTCGCCAAGCATCTCGATGGCTATCCGGTTCTGACCAACCGGTCGATGTGGCGCAACTTCCCGATGATCCGCAACGAGCGCTGGGTGAAGGACAACATGGTCCTGCTCGGCGACGCCAAGTCGACGGCGCATTACTCGATCGGCTCGGGCACCAAGCTCGCCATGGAAGACGCCATCGCCCTGTTCGAGGCGGTCGAGGCGACGCCGGACATCCCCGCGGCGCTGAAGCTGTTCGAATCCGGCCGCCGCGAGGGTGTTGAGAAGATCCAGCATGCCGCCGACGTGTCGCTCGTCTGGTTCGAGCATGTCGCCCGGTTCTGGGACTACGATCCGGTGCAGTTCAGCTTCGGCCTGATGACGCGCTCGAAGGCGATCACCTATGACAACCTGCGCATGCGCGCGCCGGAATTCGTCGACGCCGCCGACCGGATGTTCGCCGAGAAGGTCCGGCTGAAGGGCTTCGACGTCGACATCGACGATCCGGCGACGCCGGCGTTCCAGCCGTTCAAGCTGCGCGACATGGAGCTGAAGAACCGCCTCGTCATGTCGCCGATGTGCATGTACTCGGCCACCGACGGCGTGCCCGACGACTTTCACCTGGTTCACTACGGCACCCGCGCCATGGGCGGCGCCGGCCTGATCTTCACCGAGATGACCTGCGTCGCGCCGGACGCGCGCATCACGCCCGGCTGCACCGGGCTGTGGAACGACGACCAGGAAGCGGCCTGGAAGCGTATCGTCGAATTCGTTCGCGGCCACTCCAACGCCAAGTTCTGCCTGCAGCTCGGCCATGCCGGGCGCAAGGGCGCGACCAAGCTGATGTGGGAAGGCATGGACCGGCCGCTCGACGAGGACGCCTGGCCGGTCGTGTCGGCGTCGCCGATCGCCTACTATCCCGAGAGCCAGGTCCCGCAGGAGCTCACGCGCGCCGACATGGACCGGATCCGGGATCAGTTCGTCGCCGCGGTCGAGCGGGCGGAACGGCTCGGCTTCGACATGATCGAGCTGCACTGTGCCCACGGCTATCTCCTGGCGAGCTTCCTGTCGCCGCTGACCAATACCCGCACCGACGAGTTCGGCGGGTCGGTCGAGAACCGGCTGCGCTTCCCGCTGGAGGTGTTCTCGGCGATGCGCGCGGCGTGGCCCAAGCACAAGCCGATGTCGGTGCGCGTTTCCGCCACCGACTGGGCCGAGGGCGGCCTGTCGGACGAGGATTCGGTGGCGATCGCCGAGGCCTTCGGCCAGGCCGGCGTCGATCTCGTCGACGTGTCGACGGGGCAGACGGTCAACTGGTCGTCTCCGATCTACGGGCGCATGTTCCAGACGCCGTATTCCGACCAGATCCGCAACGAGGCCCAGGTGTCGACCATGTGCGTCGGCAACATCACCTCGGCCGATCAGGCCAACACGATCCTGGTCGCCGGTCGCGCCGATCTCGTCGCCATCGGCCGTCCGCACCTGGTCGATCCGTTCTTCGCCGCGAACGCGGCGGCGTGGTACGGCGAGCCCTATCTGCAGACGGTGCCGCAGTACGAACCCGGCTTCGACCAGCTCGCCCGCAACAGCGCGCGCGACCGGATGGATCTGGAAGAGCTGCGGATCAAGGCCCGCCCGAAGACCCGGGCGCCCTCCGTCGAGGAGAAGCGGGTTCAGCAGAAGCCGTCGTTCATCCAGGCGGCGGAATGA
- a CDS encoding ABC transporter permease, translating to MPAVIARFLEKPWIWAYAAAIAVWIVTIGFTQGQGAGQVLTAAFTFATFFVIVALGQMFVVTLGPGNVDLSIPAAMTLAGTVATKIMDTQDSMILIGLAAAIGVGIGVGIFNYALIRLLRIPPIIATLSSSFVFQSAAIWYNRGLRIKPPPLLADFSTSVVLGIPVLAICVVLLAVVMHVILTRTVYGRSVIAIGQNPRAAWLAGVSVDATRFATYVMCAVFAALCGYLFSAFSGGAALNMGQEYLLSSIAVVVIGGTSVAGGFANVPGLWGAALFLFLLVTMLNTFGLGAGVRLVMTGLIIIGVITIAGGQRNTR from the coding sequence ATGCCAGCGGTCATCGCACGCTTTCTGGAGAAGCCCTGGATCTGGGCCTACGCCGCGGCGATCGCGGTGTGGATCGTCACCATCGGCTTCACCCAAGGCCAGGGCGCCGGACAGGTCCTGACGGCGGCCTTCACCTTCGCGACCTTCTTCGTGATCGTCGCGCTCGGGCAGATGTTCGTCGTCACGCTCGGTCCCGGCAATGTCGACCTGTCGATTCCGGCGGCGATGACACTCGCCGGCACCGTCGCCACCAAGATCATGGACACGCAGGATTCGATGATCCTGATCGGACTGGCGGCGGCGATCGGCGTCGGCATCGGCGTCGGAATCTTCAACTACGCTTTGATCCGGCTTCTGCGCATTCCGCCGATCATCGCCACCCTGTCGTCGAGCTTCGTCTTCCAGTCCGCGGCGATCTGGTACAACCGGGGCCTGAGGATCAAGCCGCCGCCGCTGCTGGCCGATTTCTCGACGTCCGTGGTTCTGGGCATCCCCGTATTGGCGATCTGCGTCGTGCTGCTCGCCGTCGTCATGCACGTGATCCTGACCCGCACCGTCTACGGCAGGTCGGTGATCGCCATCGGCCAGAACCCGCGCGCGGCCTGGCTCGCCGGGGTCTCGGTCGATGCCACGCGGTTTGCGACCTATGTGATGTGCGCCGTCTTCGCCGCGCTATGCGGCTACCTGTTCTCCGCCTTCTCCGGCGGCGCCGCGCTCAACATGGGTCAGGAGTACCTGCTCTCCTCCATCGCCGTGGTGGTGATCGGCGGCACCTCGGTCGCCGGCGGCTTCGCCAACGTGCCGGGGCTGTGGGGGGCGGCGCTGTTCCTGTTCCTGCTGGTCACCATGCTGAACACGTTCGGGCTGGGCGCCGGCGTCCGGCTTGTCATGACCGGCCTCATCATCATCGGCGTCATCACCATCGCCGGCGGACAGCGCAACACGCGCTAG
- a CDS encoding ABC transporter substrate-binding protein: MLKKPLMVATAVSLGLAAGSALADTSDKKIALSNNYAGNSWRQAMLRSWDKVTKKAVEDGTVAAADPFTTAENQVTEQAAQIQNLILQGYDAIVINAASPDALNGAVKEACDAGITVVSFDGIVTEPCAWRIAVDFKQMGKDEVLYLAEKMPDGGNLLEIRGLAGVFVDDEISAGIHEGVAENPQFKIVGSVHGDWAQDVSQKAVAGILPSLPDVDAVVTQGGDGYGAAQAFKAADRPTPLIIMGNREDELLWWKEQKDANGYETMSVSIAPGVSTLAFWVAQQILDGQDVPKDLVVPFLRIDQDNLEENLANTEKGGVANVEYTLEDAQEVINAAK; encoded by the coding sequence ATGCTGAAAAAGCCCCTGATGGTAGCGACCGCGGTGTCACTCGGACTTGCGGCCGGCAGTGCCCTGGCCGACACCTCTGACAAGAAGATAGCCCTGTCCAACAACTACGCCGGCAACTCCTGGCGTCAGGCGATGCTGCGAAGCTGGGACAAGGTCACCAAGAAGGCCGTCGAGGACGGCACCGTCGCAGCGGCCGACCCGTTCACCACCGCCGAGAACCAGGTGACCGAGCAGGCCGCGCAGATCCAGAACCTGATCCTGCAGGGCTATGACGCGATCGTCATCAACGCGGCCTCGCCGGACGCCCTCAACGGCGCGGTGAAAGAAGCCTGCGACGCCGGGATCACCGTCGTCTCCTTCGATGGCATCGTCACCGAACCGTGCGCCTGGCGCATCGCCGTCGACTTCAAGCAGATGGGCAAGGACGAGGTGCTCTATCTCGCCGAGAAGATGCCCGATGGCGGAAACCTGCTCGAGATCCGCGGCCTGGCCGGCGTCTTCGTCGACGACGAGATTTCGGCGGGCATCCACGAGGGCGTCGCGGAGAACCCGCAGTTCAAGATCGTCGGCTCCGTGCACGGCGACTGGGCCCAGGACGTCTCCCAGAAGGCGGTCGCCGGCATTCTGCCGAGCCTGCCCGATGTCGACGCGGTCGTGACCCAGGGCGGCGACGGATACGGTGCCGCGCAGGCCTTCAAGGCGGCGGACCGGCCGACCCCGCTGATCATCATGGGCAACCGCGAGGACGAGCTCCTGTGGTGGAAGGAACAGAAGGACGCCAACGGCTACGAGACCATGTCGGTGTCGATCGCTCCGGGCGTCTCCACCCTCGCCTTCTGGGTCGCCCAGCAGATCCTCGACGGCCAGGACGTGCCGAAGGATCTCGTCGTGCCCTTCCTGCGCATCGATCAGGACAATCTGGAAGAGAACCTGGCCAACACCGAGAAGGGCGGCGTCGCCAATGTCGAGTACACGCTCGAGGACGCCCAGGAGGTCATCAACGCGGCGAAATGA
- a CDS encoding 2-dehydro-3-deoxygalactonokinase, whose amino-acid sequence MTRIEAVLIDWGTTNVRAYGIGADGAILERRVSAHGIRNVPDRQFAAAFDALVGDWRAGAPVPVLMSGMIGSRQGWAEAPYVACPAGLDGLADGLLSVPDRSGVRIVPGVCLGAAATRRDVMRGEEVQCFGALATERIADAILCLPGTHSKWVRMEGGRLVDFATAMTGEAYEVLRRHSILSALMRDEETGATGDSRWFAAGLERSGDPGGLLHHLFSVRADGLFEVVPGEGLADYLSGILIGHEIRSMAGLFPAPRPVLVVGGSGLAAAYRAALSHLEVEARAIDAEKATTSGLFRILSKGRSM is encoded by the coding sequence GTGACTCGAATCGAAGCGGTGCTGATCGACTGGGGGACGACCAACGTCCGCGCCTACGGGATCGGCGCGGATGGCGCGATTCTCGAGCGTCGTGTTTCGGCGCATGGCATCCGGAACGTTCCCGATCGGCAATTCGCCGCCGCTTTCGATGCTCTGGTCGGCGACTGGCGCGCAGGTGCGCCGGTACCCGTCCTGATGAGCGGCATGATCGGCAGCCGCCAGGGCTGGGCCGAAGCGCCCTACGTAGCCTGTCCGGCGGGCCTGGACGGTCTTGCGGACGGTCTTTTGAGCGTTCCGGACCGGTCCGGCGTGCGGATCGTGCCCGGCGTCTGTCTCGGTGCGGCGGCCACCCGTCGCGACGTCATGCGCGGCGAGGAAGTGCAGTGTTTCGGCGCGCTGGCGACCGAACGGATTGCGGACGCGATACTCTGTCTGCCCGGCACCCACAGCAAATGGGTGCGGATGGAGGGGGGCAGGCTCGTCGATTTCGCCACTGCCATGACCGGCGAGGCCTACGAGGTGCTGCGTCGCCACTCGATCCTCTCCGCCCTGATGCGGGACGAGGAGACCGGCGCGACCGGCGACAGCCGGTGGTTCGCCGCCGGCCTGGAGCGTTCGGGCGACCCGGGTGGCCTGCTGCACCATCTGTTCTCGGTTCGCGCCGACGGGCTGTTCGAGGTCGTGCCGGGCGAGGGACTTGCCGACTATCTGTCCGGAATCCTGATCGGGCACGAGATCCGGTCCATGGCCGGCCTGTTTCCGGCGCCGCGGCCCGTTCTGGTCGTCGGCGGCAGCGGACTGGCCGCCGCCTATCGTGCCGCCTTGTCCCATCTGGAGGTCGAGGCGCGTGCGATCGACGCCGAAAAAGCGACGACTTCCGGACTTTTCCGGATCCTTTCAAAGGGGCGGTCCATGTAG
- a CDS encoding UxaA family hydrolase, which translates to MSPVSADGPRVIRLNPSDNVIVAASKIAAGTAVPGEGVTTTGDIPSGHKIATRPVARGEEIRKYGQIIGFAAVDIAPGDHVHTQNCVMGDFARDYAFGAEAKPTAFVPEAERATFQGIVRHDGRVATRNYIAIVSTVNCSATVARMIAAHFTTERLAAFPNVDGVSAFVHGTGCGLADAGEGFETLQRTMWGYVRHANCAGVVLVGLGCEVNQIRFLMEAYDLHDDRRFQHMTIQEWGGTRKAVEEGIRRVEAMLPTANAVTRETVSAEHLCLALQCGGSDAYSGITANPALGAAADLLVRHGGTAILAETPEIYGAEHLLTRRAPDRAVGEKLVERIRWWEDYTARNGGDMNNNPSPGNKAGGLTTILEKSLGAAAKGGTTDLVGVYKYAEPVTAKGFVFMDSPGYDPASITGEVASGANIVCFTTGRGSVFGFKPAPSVKLATNTAMYERMAEDMDINCGEILSHGVGVQDMGRRIFDRLLAVASGEKSKSEELGFGDNEFTPWVIGATM; encoded by the coding sequence ATGTCTCCCGTCAGCGCGGACGGACCGCGCGTCATCCGGCTCAATCCGAGCGACAACGTCATCGTCGCCGCCTCGAAGATCGCCGCCGGCACCGCCGTGCCGGGCGAGGGCGTGACGACCACCGGCGACATCCCCTCCGGCCACAAGATCGCGACGCGGCCTGTCGCCAGGGGCGAGGAGATCCGCAAGTACGGCCAGATCATCGGCTTCGCCGCCGTCGACATCGCGCCCGGCGACCACGTCCACACGCAGAACTGCGTGATGGGCGATTTCGCCCGCGACTACGCCTTCGGCGCCGAGGCCAAGCCGACGGCGTTCGTGCCCGAGGCCGAGCGCGCCACCTTCCAGGGCATCGTCCGCCACGACGGCCGCGTGGCGACGCGCAACTACATCGCCATTGTCTCGACGGTGAATTGCTCGGCGACGGTCGCGCGCATGATCGCCGCGCACTTCACCACGGAGCGCCTTGCCGCCTTTCCGAATGTCGACGGCGTCTCGGCCTTCGTGCACGGCACCGGCTGCGGCCTCGCCGATGCCGGCGAGGGCTTCGAGACCCTGCAGCGCACCATGTGGGGCTACGTCCGTCATGCGAACTGCGCCGGGGTGGTGCTGGTCGGTCTCGGCTGCGAGGTCAACCAGATCCGTTTCCTGATGGAGGCCTACGATCTGCACGACGACCGCCGCTTCCAGCACATGACGATCCAGGAGTGGGGCGGCACGCGGAAGGCGGTCGAGGAGGGCATCCGCCGTGTCGAGGCGATGCTGCCAACCGCCAACGCGGTGACGCGCGAGACGGTCTCGGCCGAACATCTCTGCCTCGCACTGCAATGCGGCGGCTCGGACGCCTATTCCGGCATCACCGCCAATCCGGCCCTGGGGGCGGCCGCGGACCTGCTGGTTCGCCACGGCGGCACCGCGATCCTGGCCGAAACGCCGGAGATCTATGGCGCCGAGCACCTGCTGACCCGCCGCGCGCCCGATCGCGCCGTCGGCGAGAAGCTGGTCGAGCGCATCCGATGGTGGGAGGACTACACCGCCCGCAACGGCGGCGACATGAACAACAATCCCTCGCCCGGCAACAAGGCCGGCGGGCTGACGACGATCCTGGAGAAATCGCTGGGCGCCGCCGCCAAGGGCGGCACGACCGACCTGGTCGGGGTCTACAAGTACGCCGAGCCGGTAACCGCCAAGGGCTTCGTGTTCATGGATTCGCCGGGCTACGACCCGGCCTCCATCACCGGCGAAGTCGCCTCCGGCGCCAATATCGTCTGCTTCACCACCGGTCGCGGCTCGGTGTTCGGCTTCAAGCCGGCTCCCAGCGTCAAGCTCGCCACCAACACGGCGATGTACGAGCGCATGGCCGAGGACATGGACATCAACTGCGGCGAGATCCTGTCCCATGGCGTCGGCGTTCAGGACATGGGCCGGCGCATCTTCGACCGGCTGCTCGCCGTCGCCTCCGGCGAGAAGTCGAAAAGCGAGGAGCTCGGATTCGGCGACAACGAGTTCACGCCCTGGGTCATCGGCGCCACCATGTGA